The Acidicapsa acidisoli genome contains a region encoding:
- the tssA gene encoding type VI secretion system protein TssA codes for MPLREDILAPIPGENPSGIDLRYDNKLLIHDKIKEARRQDDDLSQGDWQSERKTANFPFVVKLGQDTLATVSKDLQVAAWLTEALLQTERFEGLRQGLELTHKLMIEFWETVYPIIEDGDRELRAVPLAWIGSKLDFPLRSTPICGAGYSWFVYKESRVVGYEDQAKTDKDKKTRSTMLANGKIAPEVFDKAFAETPKAFYLKAEKDLDACIEALANLDKYCDEMFEDDAPAFGTLKTGLTEVRHTIHQLLEKKREKEPDPVEVESVAEVALEDTPAEEGDAAAAASTRGFAGSFVAEPADRRQAVASIAGAAAFLRKREPFSPAPYLLLRALRWGELRTATRLGESNLLEAPPTELRQQIKRLALNKKWSELLEAGEQAMALPGSRAWLDLQRLSVAACTALGADYQPIATAIQSELRALLNDLPELLDVTLMDDTPAANQETKAWLRGLQTPTPLPPSEEDAAPEEAPAETNGTPTWLAPSVDAYMLAKDALAAGQEEKAFAIMRAEVGRQRSGRRRFRRTMQMIELAIAAGKDGIAQPLLEDIAATIETHKLDAWEDPDQVASDLLKLMRYSKKIQGSSSDKQKLFERICRLDPVQALNAG; via the coding sequence ATGCCCCTTCGCGAAGATATTCTCGCCCCGATTCCCGGAGAAAATCCCAGTGGGATCGATCTGCGCTACGATAACAAGCTGCTCATCCACGACAAGATCAAAGAGGCCCGTCGTCAGGACGACGATCTTTCTCAGGGCGATTGGCAGAGCGAGCGAAAGACGGCCAATTTCCCCTTCGTGGTGAAGCTGGGGCAGGACACGCTTGCGACTGTCTCGAAAGATCTTCAGGTTGCGGCATGGCTGACCGAAGCGCTGCTCCAGACCGAGCGATTCGAAGGCCTTCGGCAAGGTCTTGAACTGACCCATAAACTGATGATCGAGTTCTGGGAGACGGTTTACCCGATCATCGAGGATGGGGATCGTGAACTGCGTGCCGTTCCGCTTGCCTGGATTGGCTCAAAGCTCGACTTTCCTCTGCGCTCGACCCCGATTTGTGGAGCTGGCTACTCCTGGTTCGTTTACAAGGAATCCCGGGTTGTTGGTTACGAAGACCAGGCCAAGACCGACAAGGACAAGAAGACCCGGTCTACGATGCTGGCCAACGGCAAGATTGCTCCGGAGGTTTTTGACAAAGCCTTCGCGGAAACGCCCAAGGCTTTTTATCTGAAAGCGGAAAAGGACCTTGACGCCTGCATTGAGGCGCTTGCCAATCTCGATAAATACTGCGACGAGATGTTCGAGGACGACGCGCCGGCCTTTGGCACCCTGAAGACGGGACTTACGGAAGTCCGCCATACGATTCATCAGTTACTGGAAAAGAAGCGCGAGAAGGAACCGGATCCGGTCGAAGTCGAGTCCGTTGCTGAAGTTGCTTTAGAAGACACGCCCGCTGAGGAAGGGGACGCCGCTGCGGCTGCTTCGACTCGCGGTTTCGCAGGCTCCTTTGTGGCCGAACCTGCGGACCGTCGTCAGGCCGTGGCGAGCATTGCAGGCGCCGCGGCTTTTCTGCGCAAGCGAGAGCCATTCAGTCCGGCTCCTTACCTGTTGCTGCGCGCGCTTCGCTGGGGCGAACTCAGAACAGCTACGCGCCTCGGAGAAAGCAATCTGCTCGAGGCTCCGCCGACGGAGTTACGCCAGCAGATCAAGCGGCTTGCGCTGAACAAAAAATGGAGCGAGTTGCTGGAGGCGGGCGAACAGGCGATGGCGCTGCCGGGCAGCCGGGCGTGGCTCGACTTGCAGCGGCTTTCTGTCGCTGCCTGCACGGCCCTCGGAGCCGATTATCAGCCGATCGCGACTGCAATCCAGTCCGAACTTCGTGCCCTGTTAAACGATTTGCCCGAACTGCTCGATGTCACTCTGATGGACGACACACCCGCCGCGAATCAAGAGACCAAAGCCTGGCTGAGGGGTCTGCAAACGCCCACACCGTTGCCCCCGTCCGAAGAAGATGCGGCGCCGGAAGAGGCTCCTGCCGAAACCAATGGAACGCCCACCTGGCTTGCGCCCTCGGTCGATGCCTACATGCTCGCGAAGGATGCGCTCGCCGCTGGCCAGGAAGAGAAAGCCTTTGCCATCATGCGCGCCGAGGTGGGCCGGCAGCGTTCAGGGCGAAGGCGTTTCCGGCGCACCATGCAGATGATCGAGCTGGCCATTGCCGCCGGCAAGGACGGAATCGCGCAGCCCCTCCTGGAAGACATCGCGGCGACAATCGAAACCCACAAACTGGATGCATGGGAAGATCCCGATCAAGTGGCAAGCGATCTGCTCAAGTTGATGCGCTACAGCAAGAAGATTCAAGGCAGCTCCAGCGACAAGCAAAAGCTCTTTGAACGTATCTGCCGCCTTGACCCCGTCCAGGCGTTGAACGCGGGGTAA
- the tssE gene encoding type VI secretion system baseplate subunit TssE: MARSLGETTITVSVLDRLIDLEPENRMENPLSRSQSVRLLKSAVRRDLEWLLNSRRICDPPNEALKEVNRSAYVYGLPDLSSLTMASTGDRNRLVKQILATINLFEPRLSNVRLVMVETPDAAKKDVRLRIEAMLRMDPVPEPVSFDTVIELKSGNCHLTGSDDGGR; encoded by the coding sequence ATGGCCAGGAGCCTTGGCGAAACAACGATTACCGTCTCCGTTCTGGATCGGCTTATCGATCTTGAGCCGGAAAACCGGATGGAGAATCCGCTGAGCCGTTCCCAGTCCGTGCGTCTTCTCAAGAGCGCCGTACGCCGAGATCTGGAATGGCTATTGAACTCGCGTCGCATCTGCGACCCTCCCAACGAAGCGCTGAAGGAAGTGAATCGCTCCGCCTATGTGTACGGGCTGCCAGATCTCTCATCGCTGACCATGGCTTCGACGGGAGATCGGAACCGGCTCGTGAAGCAGATTCTAGCCACCATCAACCTATTTGAACCGCGCCTTTCGAATGTACGTCTCGTGATGGTTGAGACCCCTGATGCGGCCAAGAAAGACGTGCGTTTGCGTATTGAAGCGATGCTGCGGATGGACCCTGTGCCGGAGCCGGTGTCCTTTGACACGGTCATCGAATTGAAGAGCGGCAATTGCCATCTCACCGGAAGCGACGATGGGGGGCGATGA